The Vibrio ishigakensis genome has a window encoding:
- a CDS encoding GFA family protein, whose product MTKIRKASCSCGEVEIVTRGEPIRSALCHCISCQKRTGSVFGVQVRFLQENVSINGNLNHFTRIADSQNSVKHSFCPACGTTMMLSLSVAREFAVIPMGVFDVQDFPPPSFSVYEQHKQDWVEFASQMEHFN is encoded by the coding sequence ATGACCAAAATACGCAAAGCATCCTGCAGTTGTGGCGAGGTAGAAATAGTGACCCGTGGTGAGCCAATCCGCTCAGCCCTGTGCCACTGCATTTCCTGCCAAAAGAGGACGGGGAGCGTATTCGGTGTTCAGGTAAGGTTCCTTCAGGAAAATGTTTCTATAAATGGCAATCTCAACCACTTTACCCGTATTGCGGATAGCCAGAATTCAGTAAAGCACAGCTTTTGCCCAGCTTGCGGCACTACTATGATGTTGTCGCTATCAGTGGCGCGTGAATTCGCAGTGATTCCTATGGGTGTGTTTGATGTGCAAGACTTCCCACCGCCAAGTTTCTCTGTTTACGAGCAACATAAACAAGATTGGGTAGAATTTGCCAGTCAGATGGAACACTTCAATTAA
- a CDS encoding mechanosensitive ion channel family protein, with amino-acid sequence MKLGRLLLAILLPLCIGLAHAADIDHLIKQQTAISAQVKKVKASEKEESLFLEDVLRRKNSVLREQIGAEISAKSDPEKLKLLVTEQATLLQALIDFSEIKSAQLFEDSRRAEAADKAELQFLAQQRLSTVDVYYNELSTTLDWAKSLGIEIDETQFKQDLATRGEQLYDIAIYLDSRKKALDERLNFTAEEDKGNVTKQTIALVQLQKFLLASLNNTVSLMEKYGLDVTDYKQTLFAMTGDINADVLDVNVAWGLLSEWIDSFKDWALDSTPSLVVKLLVFCVILWITRSLAKVVANLVKKSVSHSKMDFSVLMQDFFISIASKAVTFIGLLIGLSQLGINLGPLLTGFGVAGVIIGFALQDTLSNFASGLMILIYRPFDVKDLVQVAGIQGTVSHMSLVSTTIRTLDNQTLVIPNNKIWGDVINNMTAERVRRVDMVFGIAYEDDFDYAKKIAMDVLEANDMVLKKPEPNVRVHTLNESSVDLIVRPWVKTDDYWDTYWDVTEEIKRQFDAKGITIPFPQRDVHLNVVNGSAAEITTELKNSV; translated from the coding sequence ATGAAACTAGGTAGACTCCTGCTAGCGATACTGCTTCCACTTTGTATCGGTCTGGCGCACGCCGCCGATATCGATCATCTAATAAAACAGCAGACTGCAATTTCTGCTCAAGTCAAGAAGGTGAAGGCCTCAGAGAAAGAAGAAAGCCTTTTCCTTGAAGACGTTTTACGTCGTAAGAACAGCGTGCTGCGAGAGCAGATTGGAGCAGAAATCAGTGCTAAATCTGACCCAGAGAAGCTAAAGCTTTTGGTGACTGAGCAAGCCACGCTCCTGCAAGCACTCATCGATTTTTCAGAGATAAAGTCAGCGCAGTTATTTGAAGATTCACGTAGGGCAGAAGCTGCGGATAAAGCAGAACTCCAGTTCTTAGCACAGCAGAGACTCAGCACGGTAGATGTTTATTACAACGAGCTTTCTACGACCTTGGATTGGGCTAAAAGCTTGGGAATTGAGATTGACGAGACTCAATTTAAACAAGACCTAGCTACCCGTGGTGAACAATTATACGACATCGCTATCTATTTAGATTCACGTAAAAAAGCCCTAGATGAGCGCCTCAACTTCACTGCTGAAGAAGACAAAGGCAACGTGACCAAACAAACCATCGCTTTGGTTCAGCTTCAAAAGTTCCTCCTCGCGAGTCTGAACAACACTGTTAGTCTGATGGAGAAATATGGCCTAGATGTTACCGACTACAAGCAAACACTGTTTGCGATGACGGGTGATATCAATGCCGATGTACTGGATGTAAACGTGGCTTGGGGGCTTTTGAGTGAATGGATAGATTCATTTAAAGACTGGGCGCTCGACAGCACACCGTCGCTAGTAGTTAAGCTACTGGTGTTCTGTGTCATCCTTTGGATCACACGTTCACTGGCTAAGGTAGTCGCTAATCTGGTCAAAAAGAGTGTCTCGCACTCCAAGATGGATTTCAGCGTCTTGATGCAGGACTTCTTTATTTCTATCGCGTCCAAGGCAGTGACCTTTATCGGCCTATTGATTGGTCTATCACAACTGGGCATTAACCTTGGTCCACTGCTTACTGGTTTCGGTGTCGCTGGTGTCATCATTGGTTTTGCATTGCAAGATACCCTCTCCAACTTCGCATCTGGCTTGATGATACTGATCTACCGTCCATTCGATGTAAAAGACTTGGTTCAGGTAGCTGGCATCCAAGGCACTGTGAGCCATATGAGCCTAGTATCGACCACCATCCGAACCCTAGATAACCAAACACTAGTCATTCCAAACAATAAGATTTGGGGTGATGTGATCAACAACATGACCGCTGAACGTGTTCGCCGTGTGGATATGGTATTTGGTATCGCCTACGAAGACGACTTCGACTATGCGAAGAAAATTGCAATGGATGTGCTTGAAGCGAACGATATGGTTCTGAAGAAGCCTGAACCGAACGTGCGTGTTCATACCCTAAACGAATCTTCAGTAGACCTGATTGTCCGTCCTTGGGTTAAGACCGACGACTATTGGGATACCTATTGGGATGTCACCGAAGAGATCAAACGTCAGTTCGACGCGAAAGGCATTACCATCCCATTCCCACAACGAGATGTTCATCTTAATGTGGTCAATGGCAGTGCTGCAGAGATCACGACAGAGCTGAAAAACTCCGTTTAA
- the coxB gene encoding cytochrome c oxidase subunit II: MRDHIKSLVSIAPLGACALAGAAHAQTEPSYNMTKGVTEISGKVYDLHMLIFYICVAIAVVVFGVMFYSIYAHRKSKGAVAANFHESTKVEIIWTVIPILILVAMAIPATKTLIEMEDTSESELTVKITGSQWKWHYSYFDHDVEFFSYLSTSNEQIEGTDEKGENYLLEVDNPLVLPIGKKIRFLMTADDVIHSWWVPDFAVKKDTIPGFINEAWTKIDKPGIYRGQCAELCGRNHGFMPIVVHAVEAAEFDDWIANKEAELAEQKLAQEQALQTTLTMDELMVKGKEVYEGRCAVCHQSNGLGVTNVFPAMKDSPVVLGDVNNHIDIIVNGVSGTAMQAFGTQLTAEEIAAVVTYERNAWENNTGDVVQASDVNAQMGSQGE, encoded by the coding sequence ATGAGAGACCACATCAAATCGCTCGTATCGATAGCGCCTCTAGGCGCGTGCGCTCTTGCGGGCGCTGCACATGCTCAAACAGAGCCCTCTTACAACATGACAAAAGGTGTTACCGAGATTAGCGGTAAGGTCTATGACCTGCACATGCTCATCTTCTACATCTGTGTCGCGATCGCCGTGGTGGTGTTTGGGGTAATGTTTTACTCCATTTACGCCCACAGGAAATCCAAGGGCGCGGTTGCCGCCAACTTCCACGAAAGTACCAAGGTCGAGATTATCTGGACCGTCATCCCTATCTTGATTCTGGTGGCAATGGCGATCCCCGCCACCAAGACCTTGATTGAGATGGAAGACACCAGTGAATCAGAACTTACGGTCAAAATCACCGGCTCACAGTGGAAGTGGCACTACAGCTACTTCGACCATGATGTTGAGTTTTTTAGTTACCTCTCCACCTCCAATGAACAGATCGAAGGCACAGACGAGAAAGGGGAAAACTACCTGCTTGAGGTAGACAATCCGCTCGTTCTGCCAATCGGCAAGAAGATTCGATTCTTGATGACCGCAGACGATGTTATCCACTCTTGGTGGGTGCCTGATTTTGCTGTGAAGAAAGATACTATCCCGGGCTTCATCAACGAAGCGTGGACCAAGATAGACAAGCCAGGCATTTATCGCGGTCAGTGCGCTGAATTGTGTGGTCGTAACCACGGCTTCATGCCAATCGTAGTGCACGCAGTCGAGGCAGCGGAGTTCGATGATTGGATTGCGAACAAAGAAGCTGAGCTAGCAGAGCAGAAGCTCGCACAAGAGCAGGCTCTACAAACTACCCTGACTATGGATGAATTGATGGTGAAGGGTAAGGAAGTGTACGAAGGCCGCTGTGCGGTGTGTCACCAGAGCAATGGCTTGGGTGTGACGAATGTATTCCCTGCGATGAAAGACAGCCCTGTGGTGTTGGGTGATGTCAACAATCACATCGATATCATCGTCAACGGCGTCAGTGGCACAGCGATGCAGGCGTTTGGCACTCAGTTAACTGCAGAAGAGATTGCGGCGGTTGTGACCTATGAGCGAAATGCTTGGGAGAACAACACCGGAGATGTGGTTCAGGCATCAGATGTGAACGCACAGATGGGCTCGCAAGGGGAATAG
- the ctaD gene encoding cytochrome c oxidase subunit I, with protein sequence MKEYDKTSTYESTAVDDTHVGGGADHDDHGPAKGIARWIYSTNHKDIGTLYLWFSLIMFFTGGAMAMVIRAELFQPGLQLVDPQFFNQMTTVHGLIMVFGAVMPAFTGLANWMIPMMIGAPDMALPRMNNLSFWILPFAFLILLSSLFMPGGGPDFGWTFYAPLSTTYGPDSTALFVFSVHIMGISSIMGAINVIVTIFNMRAPGMTWMKMPLFVWTWLITAFLLIAVMPVLAGAVTMVLTDKYFGTSFFDAAGGGDPVMFQHIFWFFGHPEVYIMILPSFGIISAIVPAFSGKKLFGYHSMVYATCSIALLSFLVWAHHMFTTGMPVFAEIFFMYCTMLIAVPTGVKVFNWVATMWRGALTFETPMLFAIAFIVLFTIGGFSGLMLAIVPADFQYHDTYFVVAHFHYVLVSGAVFSIMAAAYYWLPKWTGNMYDHKLSLWHFWTSIISVNLLFFPMHFLGLAGMPRRIPDYAIQFADVNQIVSIGGFAFGLSQLLFLWVVVKCIRGGEKAKAKPWERAEGLEWTVPSPAPHHTFSVPPKVE encoded by the coding sequence ATGAAAGAGTACGATAAAACCTCTACTTACGAGAGCACTGCGGTCGATGACACCCATGTAGGGGGCGGTGCAGATCATGACGATCATGGGCCTGCCAAAGGGATCGCTCGCTGGATCTATTCCACTAACCACAAAGACATAGGCACTTTGTATCTGTGGTTCAGTTTAATCATGTTCTTCACCGGTGGCGCTATGGCCATGGTGATACGAGCTGAGCTGTTTCAACCAGGCCTGCAATTAGTCGACCCTCAGTTTTTCAACCAGATGACTACAGTCCACGGTTTGATCATGGTATTTGGTGCTGTGATGCCCGCCTTTACCGGCCTTGCCAACTGGATGATCCCTATGATGATAGGAGCGCCGGATATGGCGCTTCCACGGATGAACAACCTTAGCTTCTGGATCTTACCGTTTGCCTTCTTGATTCTACTGAGTTCGCTGTTTATGCCGGGCGGTGGTCCTGACTTCGGTTGGACCTTCTACGCACCGCTTTCCACCACCTATGGCCCTGACAGTACCGCTCTGTTTGTATTCTCGGTGCACATCATGGGTATCAGCTCCATCATGGGTGCCATCAACGTTATCGTAACCATCTTCAATATGCGTGCCCCTGGCATGACCTGGATGAAGATGCCTCTATTCGTTTGGACTTGGTTGATCACCGCTTTCTTGTTGATTGCGGTAATGCCAGTATTGGCTGGTGCAGTAACCATGGTGCTCACCGACAAGTACTTTGGAACTAGCTTCTTTGATGCGGCTGGTGGCGGCGATCCTGTGATGTTCCAACACATCTTCTGGTTCTTCGGACACCCAGAGGTGTACATCATGATTCTGCCATCCTTTGGCATCATCTCAGCTATCGTTCCAGCGTTCAGTGGTAAGAAGCTCTTTGGTTACCACTCTATGGTGTACGCAACCTGCTCCATCGCGCTGTTGTCGTTTTTGGTTTGGGCGCACCACATGTTCACCACGGGGATGCCGGTGTTTGCCGAGATATTCTTTATGTACTGCACCATGTTGATAGCCGTGCCGACAGGGGTGAAGGTGTTTAACTGGGTGGCGACCATGTGGCGAGGGGCATTAACCTTTGAAACCCCTATGCTATTTGCTATCGCCTTTATTGTGCTCTTCACCATTGGTGGCTTCTCTGGTTTGATGCTGGCGATAGTCCCGGCCGATTTCCAGTACCATGATACCTATTTTGTGGTGGCTCACTTCCACTATGTATTAGTGTCCGGAGCCGTGTTCTCCATTATGGCGGCCGCCTATTATTGGCTTCCTAAATGGACTGGCAATATGTATGACCACAAGCTTAGTCTGTGGCACTTCTGGACCTCAATCATCTCAGTAAATCTATTGTTCTTCCCGATGCATTTCCTAGGTCTTGCGGGCATGCCAAGACGTATCCCTGATTACGCTATCCAGTTTGCTGATGTGAATCAGATCGTTTCTATCGGTGGCTTTGCCTTCGGTCTGTCACAGCTTCTGTTCCTCTGGGTAGTGGTGAAATGTATTCGCGGTGGTGAGAAGGCTAAAGCTAAGCCTTGGGAGCGCGCGGAGGGTCTCGAGTGGACGGTGCCAAGCCCTGCGCCACACCACACCTTTAGCGTACCGCCAAAAGTGGAGTAG
- a CDS encoding cytochrome c oxidase assembly protein, translating to MAKSMSNKKLTLVLCGATLAMFGFGFALVPLYDILCEQLGINGKTSTEAAVAPETMQVDTSRTIKVEFISHISKGLPLSFEPEKRVMKVHPGQVIRTAYFATNKSGNSMVAQAVPSVSPGLGATHFNKIECFCFNHQPLEGREKAELPLIFYVEHDLPESIHTLTLSYTLYDISPELASTASISNEIVKPSVNADDTLGDTL from the coding sequence ATGGCTAAATCCATGTCGAACAAGAAGTTAACCCTAGTGCTATGTGGCGCTACTCTGGCTATGTTTGGCTTTGGATTTGCCTTGGTCCCTTTGTACGACATCCTATGCGAACAGCTAGGTATCAATGGCAAGACCTCAACAGAGGCTGCTGTCGCGCCTGAGACCATGCAGGTGGACACCAGTCGCACCATTAAAGTCGAGTTTATCTCGCATATCTCTAAGGGCTTACCTCTTTCATTCGAACCTGAAAAGCGAGTGATGAAGGTTCACCCTGGGCAGGTGATTCGCACGGCCTACTTCGCGACTAACAAATCCGGTAATTCTATGGTGGCGCAGGCAGTACCATCTGTGTCCCCAGGTTTAGGTGCGACACACTTCAATAAGATTGAATGCTTCTGCTTTAATCATCAGCCTTTAGAAGGACGAGAGAAAGCTGAGCTACCTTTGATATTTTACGTGGAGCATGACCTTCCAGAGTCAATCCACACTTTGACTCTTTCCTACACCCTTTACGATATTTCCCCTGAGCTTGCTTCTACGGCGTCGATTTCCAATGAGATTGTGAAGCCCTCTGTCAATGCGGATGACACACTAGGAGACACCTTATGA
- a CDS encoding cytochrome c oxidase subunit 3 produces MSNKHQAYYVPAQSHWPLVGAIALFFIAVGAGLTVQTKDTGGILGPWVLAIGMVILLVMLAGWFTNVVQESLAGYYTDQIARSFRQGMSWFIFSEVMFFGAFFGALFYARMFSVPWLGGADNNAMTHEVLWPTFEAFWPLTTTPDGTTTQAMGWEGLPLKNTIILLISSVTLHMAHVSLEQNKRMALIVWLEITIVLAAFFLYYQGVEYIHAYQDMGLTLQSGIYGNTFFLLTGFHGLHVFLGTTVLVVLLFRIAKDHFTPKDHFAFQAGSWYWHFVDVVWLCLFVFVYVI; encoded by the coding sequence ATGAGTAATAAGCATCAGGCTTACTACGTACCTGCTCAGAGTCACTGGCCCTTGGTCGGTGCTATCGCTCTGTTCTTCATTGCTGTTGGCGCAGGCCTAACTGTACAGACTAAGGATACTGGTGGGATCCTTGGCCCTTGGGTGCTGGCGATTGGCATGGTCATTTTGTTGGTGATGCTAGCGGGCTGGTTTACCAACGTGGTGCAGGAGTCTTTGGCAGGTTATTACACAGACCAGATAGCACGCTCATTCAGACAGGGCATGAGTTGGTTTATCTTCTCCGAGGTGATGTTCTTCGGTGCCTTCTTCGGCGCACTCTTCTATGCGCGTATGTTCTCCGTACCTTGGCTAGGTGGTGCCGATAATAACGCCATGACCCACGAGGTGTTGTGGCCGACCTTTGAGGCATTCTGGCCACTGACCACCACCCCTGATGGAACCACTACCCAAGCCATGGGCTGGGAAGGTCTGCCACTTAAAAACACCATTATCCTGCTTATCTCATCCGTTACTCTGCATATGGCACACGTCAGCCTAGAGCAAAACAAGCGTATGGCGCTGATTGTGTGGCTCGAGATCACCATAGTGTTAGCCGCCTTCTTCCTTTACTACCAAGGCGTGGAATACATCCATGCCTATCAGGATATGGGACTGACCCTGCAATCGGGCATTTACGGTAACACTTTCTTCTTGCTCACTGGTTTCCATGGTTTGCATGTATTCCTCGGAACAACCGTGCTGGTGGTGTTGCTGTTCAGGATTGCGAAAGACCACTTTACGCCAAAAGACCATTTTGCCTTCCAAGCGGGCAGTTGGTATTGGCACTTTGTAGACGTGGTCTGGTTGTGTTTGTTTGTGTTTGTGTACGTGATTTAA
- a CDS encoding DUF2909 domain-containing protein, with the protein MSPFIFKLIIIGLLLFILVNLAKALFIMVKEDGSKPMTRYLGRRVLLSASVILFLILALKLGWVTPNPRPY; encoded by the coding sequence ATGTCACCATTCATCTTTAAGTTAATCATCATTGGACTACTGCTCTTTATCCTAGTGAATCTCGCTAAGGCTCTGTTCATCATGGTGAAAGAAGACGGGTCGAAACCCATGACTCGCTATCTAGGCAGACGTGTTTTGCTCTCTGCGTCTGTTATCTTGTTTCTAATACTTGCCCTTAAACTTGGGTGGGTGACTCCTAATCCTCGTCCTTATTGA
- a CDS encoding SURF1 family protein yields the protein MSAPALMVRVTVTLLTVGVFVLLVKLGFWQLSRGEEKLGFEEDLSARDSMAPLSLEQIESKVGKEVLTGYPLKAKVGTTSSPLIYWDNVTHESQVGYRVFQVMKVVVDGEPQGLLVELGFIKGESSRESVPKVETVLDTQEVTGRVFEKSHNPLSSDLLPEMLDGGLRIQNLNMTQLSAYLDLPILPFALQPEISESSLPLIWKPYPMTSEKHFGYAFQWFSMAGVYALLVVLIVVRRKLHAS from the coding sequence ATGAGTGCCCCTGCGTTGATGGTGCGAGTGACCGTGACCCTATTAACTGTGGGAGTGTTTGTTCTGCTCGTCAAACTTGGATTTTGGCAACTCTCCCGTGGTGAAGAAAAGCTAGGCTTTGAGGAAGATCTAAGTGCAAGAGATTCGATGGCTCCCCTCTCTTTGGAGCAGATTGAGAGTAAGGTTGGCAAAGAGGTATTAACTGGATACCCACTTAAAGCTAAGGTGGGGACAACCTCGAGCCCCCTCATTTATTGGGACAACGTGACCCATGAATCTCAGGTTGGATATCGAGTGTTTCAGGTAATGAAAGTAGTGGTTGATGGAGAGCCCCAAGGCTTGTTGGTGGAGCTAGGTTTTATCAAAGGAGAAAGCTCCAGAGAAAGCGTGCCCAAGGTTGAAACAGTGTTAGACACGCAGGAAGTCACTGGAAGGGTATTCGAAAAAAGTCACAATCCGCTTAGTTCGGATCTGCTACCTGAGATGCTCGATGGTGGTTTAAGAATCCAGAACCTTAACATGACGCAATTGAGTGCTTATCTTGACCTGCCAATCCTACCATTTGCACTACAACCAGAGATTAGTGAGTCGTCACTCCCCCTTATCTGGAAGCCTTATCCAATGACCTCAGAAAAGCATTTCGGGTATGCCTTTCAGTGGTTCTCTATGGCGGGTGTCTATGCCCTGCTGGTGGTACTCATTGTTGTAAGAAGGAAACTACATGCAAGCTAG
- a CDS encoding COX15/CtaA family protein has protein sequence MQGSTAPQQRLQKITLGALALTFVVIGLGAYTRLADAGLGCPDWPGCYGQLSVPMKSQDVMAAEQAFPERPVEAYKAWLEMIHRYFAGTLGLVVFALAYLLSKHQPSMRNLGIGMSVLIVAQAALGMWTVTLKLMPVIVMLHLLGGFTLFCLLALTFCRLRFANAEPKLLPMRPLFNLRSFAAVATVVLVLQILLGGWTSSNYAALMCTSLPICQGEWATHLDFANAFAFIQLGHDNYEFGVLDYGARMTIHVSHRIGAMITTICLLFLIVQLIRSESQMLKSFAKVIGVGLAIQVWLGIANVIFHLPLINAVMHNLGAALLLVTLVATNHALWSRVTTDPLSSQVSSDKELSL, from the coding sequence ATGCAAGGAAGCACAGCACCACAGCAAAGACTACAGAAAATCACATTGGGCGCCCTTGCTCTCACCTTTGTGGTGATTGGACTAGGTGCCTACACTAGGCTTGCTGATGCAGGTTTGGGTTGTCCAGATTGGCCGGGATGCTATGGGCAACTTTCAGTCCCAATGAAAAGCCAAGACGTGATGGCTGCTGAGCAAGCCTTTCCGGAAAGACCTGTGGAAGCCTATAAAGCTTGGCTAGAGATGATTCACAGATATTTTGCCGGCACCCTTGGTTTGGTGGTGTTTGCGCTGGCATATCTTCTTAGTAAACATCAACCTAGCATGCGCAATCTTGGGATTGGGATGAGCGTACTTATCGTGGCACAAGCCGCTCTGGGTATGTGGACGGTCACCCTCAAGCTTATGCCGGTTATCGTCATGCTACACCTCCTCGGGGGCTTTACACTCTTCTGCTTGTTAGCACTCACTTTCTGCAGACTCAGGTTTGCCAATGCCGAACCGAAACTCCTACCTATGAGGCCTCTGTTTAATCTTAGAAGCTTTGCGGCCGTCGCAACTGTGGTCTTGGTATTACAGATCTTGCTCGGCGGATGGACTTCTTCCAACTATGCCGCCTTGATGTGTACTTCCCTACCTATTTGCCAAGGCGAGTGGGCCACACATCTAGACTTTGCCAATGCTTTTGCCTTCATTCAGCTAGGTCATGATAACTATGAGTTTGGGGTATTGGATTACGGGGCTCGCATGACCATACATGTCTCCCATCGCATCGGTGCCATGATCACCACCATCTGTTTATTGTTCTTGATAGTGCAGTTGATCCGCAGTGAATCTCAGATGCTGAAGAGCTTCGCTAAAGTTATCGGCGTGGGTTTAGCCATACAGGTATGGCTGGGTATCGCCAACGTAATCTTCCACCTTCCCCTAATTAATGCCGTCATGCATAACCTAGGTGCGGCCTTGCTACTGGTCACCTTGGTAGCCACCAATCACGCTCTCTGGTCTCGAGTCACAACGGATCCTCTCTCATCACAAGTCTCATCAGATAAGGAACTGTCGCTATGA
- the cyoE gene encoding heme o synthase, protein MSQYSASTESIKARSNWRSYYELTKPKVVALMLLTAVVGMCLAVPGALPLKASLLGLFGIALMAGSAAAYNHLIDQRIDAIMARTYKRPLPSGELSSNKVFVFATSIGAIGFAVLWLGVNALTAVLTFASLLGYAVVYTLYLKRATPQNIVIAGIAGAMPPLLGWTAVTGELHANAWLLVMIIFVWTPPHFWALAIHRKDDYAKADVPMLPVTHGVEYTKTSVLLYTVLLALVCAMPILVGMSGYIYMIGSTVLSAGFIYHAWKLKYRSDEKQAMETFKFSIYHLMLLFVFLLVDHYI, encoded by the coding sequence ATGAGTCAATATTCAGCCTCCACCGAATCGATAAAAGCGCGCAGTAATTGGCGCAGTTACTATGAACTGACTAAACCGAAAGTGGTTGCCTTAATGTTGTTAACGGCTGTGGTGGGAATGTGCCTTGCAGTGCCGGGCGCTTTACCGTTGAAAGCCTCTCTGCTTGGTTTGTTTGGCATTGCCTTGATGGCAGGTTCTGCGGCGGCCTACAACCACCTTATTGATCAACGTATCGATGCCATCATGGCGCGCACCTACAAGCGCCCGCTACCTTCTGGTGAGCTTTCCTCAAACAAGGTATTCGTGTTCGCGACTAGCATAGGCGCAATTGGATTTGCGGTGCTTTGGCTTGGAGTAAATGCTCTCACTGCAGTGCTTACCTTTGCCAGCCTACTTGGATATGCGGTGGTTTATACCTTGTATCTGAAAAGGGCAACACCACAGAATATCGTGATTGCCGGAATCGCTGGTGCTATGCCACCACTGCTAGGTTGGACAGCAGTGACAGGAGAACTGCATGCCAATGCGTGGCTGTTGGTGATGATCATTTTTGTCTGGACGCCTCCACACTTTTGGGCGCTCGCTATCCATAGGAAAGACGACTACGCAAAAGCAGATGTGCCTATGCTGCCCGTGACTCATGGTGTGGAATACACCAAGACCAGTGTTCTGCTCTACACCGTGCTCCTGGCCCTTGTGTGCGCCATGCCCATCTTGGTGGGTATGAGTGGTTATATCTATATGATTGGTTCAACCGTTCTCAGCGCTGGCTTTATCTATCATGCGTGGAAGCTGAAGTATCGCAGTGATGAGAAACAGGCGATGGAGACATTTAAGTTTTCCATTTATCACCTGATGTTGTTATTCGTTTTCTTGCTGGTGGATCACTATATCTAA